The following are encoded in a window of Qipengyuania soli genomic DNA:
- the parC gene encoding DNA topoisomerase IV subunit A produces the protein MSTTELDDSGADPFDAIVDAPFDSALSERYLVYALSTITARSLPDLRDGLKPVHRRLLWAMRQLKLDPNSAFKKSARVVGDVIGKYHPHGDASVYDAMVRLAQDFALRYPLVEGQGNFGNIDGDNAAAYRYTEARLTRTALRLMEGLDEGTVDFVPTYNGEEEEPEIFPGLFPNLLANGASGIAVGMATNIPSHNVAEIVDATLEVIDNPHVEHARLMELFKGPDFATGGVVAESADTIAAAYETGRGSFRVRGRFHAAEADKAEDREAGIERLGGGQWQLVISEIPYQVQKGKLIEQIAQAIADKKLPILEDVRDESDEKIRIVLVPRSRNVDPELLKESIYKLTDMETRFGLNLNVLDHTRTPMVMGLKELLDNWIVSQIDILQRRSQHRLDQIARRLELVEGYITAFLNLDRVIEIIRYEDDPKAVMMAEFKLTDRQAEAILNMRLRSLRKLEEMQLRQERDELLKEQDELEKLLSSPARQRTRLKRDLNALRKEYAEDTPLGARRTTIAEAAPAVEFSMDAMIEKAPITVILSQRGWVRGATGHLPLDQEWKFKEGDGPAFVLHAQTTDKLLLAADNGRFYTLGADKLPGARGFGEPVRNTLDIEAEANIVAVIVHRPGQRLLLAATTGKGFAATTDELLAETRKGRQVVNLKDKAKLVVVRPIEATHDHVAVVGDNRKLVVFNLEELPDLARGQGVTLQRYRDGGLSDATTFKLDEGLSWTMGGKEGRTRTEGDMWQWKVARGGAGRMPPQGFPRDNRFG, from the coding sequence ATGTCGACTACCGAACTGGACGATTCCGGCGCCGATCCCTTCGACGCCATCGTCGATGCACCCTTTGATTCCGCGCTGTCCGAGCGCTACCTCGTCTATGCGCTGAGCACGATTACCGCCCGCTCGCTGCCCGATTTGCGGGATGGTCTGAAGCCGGTCCACCGCCGCCTCTTGTGGGCGATGCGGCAGCTGAAGCTCGATCCCAATTCCGCCTTCAAGAAGTCTGCCCGCGTGGTGGGCGACGTCATCGGCAAGTACCATCCGCATGGCGATGCCTCGGTCTATGACGCGATGGTCCGCCTCGCGCAGGATTTCGCACTGCGTTATCCGCTGGTCGAGGGGCAGGGGAACTTTGGTAATATCGACGGCGATAACGCGGCCGCATACCGCTACACCGAAGCGCGCCTGACCAGGACCGCGCTGCGCCTGATGGAAGGGCTCGACGAAGGCACAGTCGACTTCGTCCCGACCTACAATGGCGAGGAGGAAGAGCCCGAGATCTTCCCCGGCCTCTTCCCCAACCTGCTGGCAAACGGGGCCAGCGGCATCGCGGTCGGCATGGCAACCAACATCCCTAGCCACAACGTCGCCGAGATCGTCGATGCGACGCTGGAAGTGATCGACAACCCGCATGTCGAACACGCGCGGCTGATGGAACTGTTCAAGGGTCCGGACTTCGCCACCGGCGGTGTGGTGGCCGAGAGTGCAGACACCATCGCCGCGGCCTACGAAACCGGACGCGGCAGTTTCCGCGTGCGCGGCCGCTTCCACGCGGCTGAGGCGGACAAGGCGGAGGACCGCGAGGCGGGTATCGAGCGCCTTGGCGGGGGGCAGTGGCAGCTGGTTATCTCCGAAATCCCCTACCAGGTGCAGAAGGGCAAGCTGATCGAGCAGATCGCCCAGGCGATCGCCGACAAGAAGCTGCCGATCCTGGAGGACGTGCGCGACGAGAGCGACGAGAAGATCCGCATCGTCCTCGTGCCCCGCAGCCGCAATGTCGATCCGGAGCTGCTCAAGGAGAGCATCTACAAGCTCACCGACATGGAGACGCGCTTCGGTCTTAACCTCAACGTGCTCGACCACACGCGCACGCCGATGGTGATGGGCCTGAAGGAGTTGCTCGACAACTGGATCGTCAGCCAGATCGACATCCTCCAGCGCCGCAGCCAGCACCGGCTCGACCAGATCGCGCGGCGGCTGGAACTGGTCGAAGGCTACATCACCGCCTTCCTCAACCTCGACCGGGTGATCGAGATCATCCGTTACGAGGACGATCCCAAGGCAGTCATGATGGCGGAGTTCAAGCTCACCGACCGCCAGGCCGAGGCGATCCTCAACATGCGCCTGCGGTCCTTGCGCAAGCTTGAGGAAATGCAGCTGCGGCAGGAGCGCGACGAGCTGCTGAAGGAACAGGACGAGCTCGAAAAACTGCTGTCCTCGCCCGCCCGCCAGCGCACCCGGTTGAAGCGCGACCTCAACGCCCTTCGCAAGGAATACGCCGAGGATACGCCGCTGGGCGCGCGCCGCACGACTATTGCCGAGGCCGCGCCCGCGGTCGAATTCAGCATGGACGCGATGATCGAGAAGGCGCCGATCACGGTCATCCTGTCCCAGCGCGGCTGGGTGCGCGGGGCGACGGGGCACCTGCCGCTCGACCAGGAATGGAAGTTCAAGGAGGGCGATGGTCCCGCCTTCGTGCTTCACGCGCAGACCACCGACAAGCTGCTACTCGCCGCCGACAACGGGCGGTTCTACACACTTGGCGCGGACAAGCTGCCCGGCGCGCGCGGTTTTGGCGAGCCGGTGCGGAACACGCTCGACATTGAGGCCGAGGCGAACATCGTCGCTGTCATCGTCCACCGGCCCGGCCAGCGCCTGCTGCTGGCGGCGACCACTGGCAAGGGTTTTGCCGCGACTACCGATGAACTCCTCGCCGAAACCCGAAAAGGGCGGCAGGTGGTTAACCTCAAGGACAAGGCGAAGCTGGTCGTCGTGAGGCCGATCGAGGCGACCCACGACCACGTCGCGGTGGTCGGCGACAACCGAAAGCTGGTGGTCTTCAATCTCGAGGAGCTGCCCGACCTTGCGCGCGGGCAGGGCGTGACGCTGCAGCGCTACCGCGATGGTGGCCTCAGCGACGCGACGACCTTCAAGCTCGACGAGGGCCTCAGCTGGACCATGGGCGGCAAGGAAGGCCGCACAAGGACCGAGGGCGACATGTGGCAGTGGAAGGTCGCGCGCGGCGGGGCAGGGCGGATGCCGCCGCAAGGTTTCCCGCGCGACAATCGTTTCGGCTGA
- a CDS encoding GNAT family N-acetyltransferase translates to MATLVPLSAIDPAMVEELLDAAFGEGRHARTAYRIREGTDWLEGLSFAALDEDDYLVGTIQLWPVALTDPEGRPHPMIMVGPVAVMPGRQGEGFGKALMAASLGAIDAGFEDGAAPLPQVMIGDPDYYDRWDFTAAHTGGWHCPGPFEKHRLLARSGNPAILPREGMLGPWKPVLA, encoded by the coding sequence ATGGCGACGCTTGTCCCCCTGTCCGCGATAGACCCGGCAATGGTCGAAGAATTGCTCGACGCCGCTTTCGGCGAGGGACGCCATGCACGCACTGCCTATCGCATCCGTGAAGGGACCGACTGGCTCGAAGGGCTGAGCTTCGCCGCGCTCGACGAGGACGACTATCTCGTCGGCACGATCCAGCTGTGGCCTGTGGCGCTGACCGATCCCGAAGGGCGCCCTCACCCCATGATCATGGTCGGCCCGGTTGCCGTCATGCCCGGGCGACAGGGCGAAGGCTTCGGCAAGGCCCTGATGGCAGCCAGCCTCGGCGCGATCGACGCCGGCTTCGAAGATGGTGCAGCACCTCTGCCGCAGGTGATGATCGGCGATCCGGACTATTACGACCGCTGGGATTTCACCGCCGCGCACACCGGAGGGTGGCATTGCCCGGGGCCCTTCGAGAAGCACCGCCTGCTCGCCCGCAGCGGCAATCCGGCCATCCTTCCACGCGAGGGAATGTTGGGGCCGTGGAAACCGGTCTTGGCCTGA
- a CDS encoding CoA pyrophosphatase, translating to MSDLFDRLAAMLEHGHAQDVGELMNDSRFADVGRTADAAVLIAVTEQERPTVILTQRPRTMRDHPGQVAFPGGKLDHGEDAVEAALREAWEELHIEPGKVRVIGTTDRYQTGTGFDITPVLATIPANLPIRAEPREVESWFECPLDLLMDASQWSRNEVFWKGAMRGYLEMDYDGYRIWGVTAAICWNLSRRIAWHGRNDG from the coding sequence ATGAGCGATCTCTTCGACCGCCTTGCCGCAATGCTTGAGCACGGCCACGCGCAAGATGTCGGCGAACTCATGAACGACAGCAGGTTTGCGGACGTCGGCAGGACTGCCGATGCTGCCGTCCTGATAGCCGTTACCGAACAGGAACGACCGACCGTAATCCTGACCCAGCGACCGCGTACCATGCGCGACCATCCGGGACAGGTCGCCTTCCCCGGCGGCAAGCTCGACCATGGCGAGGACGCGGTGGAGGCCGCCCTGCGCGAAGCATGGGAGGAACTCCATATCGAGCCCGGGAAAGTGCGCGTTATCGGTACCACCGACCGCTACCAGACCGGCACCGGCTTCGACATCACCCCGGTCCTCGCCACCATACCTGCCAACCTGCCGATCCGCGCCGAGCCGCGCGAGGTTGAAAGCTGGTTCGAATGCCCGCTGGACCTTCTGATGGATGCGTCGCAATGGAGCCGCAACGAGGTCTTCTGGAAGGGCGCAATGCGCGGCTATCTCGAAATGGATTACGATGGCTACCGGATCTGGGGCGTCACGGCCGCAATCTGCTGGAACCTGTCGCGCCGTATCGCCTGGCACGGACGTAACGATGGCTGA
- a CDS encoding DUF1285 domain-containing protein — translation MPYDPPPELAGMSLAQIAEAVEARKLPPVERWTPAESGESHMRILADGTWLHEGSPITRTAMVRAFAGLLLRDDEGQHWLVTPHQKLAIEVEDAAFIATDVSLAEGNLAFRLNTDELVIADRDHPLRAAGDAESPALYLGVRRGCEARLNRSTYEQLAQIALESGDDWTVESGGETFSLLPA, via the coding sequence ATGCCCTACGATCCCCCACCCGAACTTGCAGGAATGTCGCTCGCCCAGATCGCCGAGGCGGTCGAGGCGCGCAAGCTGCCGCCGGTGGAGCGCTGGACGCCAGCCGAAAGCGGCGAGAGCCACATGCGCATCCTTGCCGACGGCACCTGGCTGCACGAGGGATCGCCGATCACCCGCACCGCGATGGTGCGCGCCTTCGCCGGACTGCTGCTGCGCGATGACGAGGGGCAGCACTGGCTGGTCACTCCGCACCAGAAACTCGCCATCGAGGTGGAAGACGCAGCCTTCATCGCCACCGACGTCAGCCTTGCCGAGGGCAATCTGGCATTCCGCCTCAACACCGACGAGCTGGTAATTGCCGACCGCGACCATCCCCTTCGCGCGGCAGGCGATGCCGAATCCCCGGCACTGTACCTCGGGGTGAGGCGTGGTTGCGAAGCGCGGCTCAATCGCTCGACCTACGAACAGCTGGCGCAGATCGCGCTCGAGAGCGGCGACGACTGGACCGTCGAGAGCGGCGGCGAAACCTTCTCGTTGTTGCCTGCATGA
- a CDS encoding type 1 glutamine amidotransferase domain-containing protein, with amino-acid sequence MKHVMILATDGFEQSELMEPKANLEKAGFETTVVSLESGKIRGWDQKDWGDAVKVDKTVDEIDSCKGYDALLLPGGQMNPDILRMNKKAVEIVKMFDHTKKPIAAICHAPWMLIEAGLVEGKSVTSWPSVRTDLKNAGAKVVDKEVVVDGNLITSRKPDDIPAFSKALIEMLGVKVDKRELETA; translated from the coding sequence ATGAAACATGTCATGATCCTCGCCACCGATGGCTTCGAACAGTCGGAGCTGATGGAGCCCAAGGCCAACCTCGAGAAGGCCGGTTTCGAAACCACTGTCGTGAGCCTCGAAAGCGGCAAGATCCGCGGTTGGGACCAGAAGGACTGGGGCGATGCGGTCAAAGTCGACAAGACGGTGGACGAGATTGATAGCTGCAAGGGCTACGATGCCCTTCTTCTCCCGGGCGGCCAGATGAACCCCGATATCCTGCGCATGAACAAGAAAGCAGTCGAGATCGTGAAGATGTTCGACCACACCAAGAAGCCCATCGCAGCGATCTGCCATGCGCCGTGGATGCTGATCGAAGCAGGCCTGGTCGAGGGCAAGAGTGTCACCAGCTGGCCTTCGGTTCGTACCGACCTGAAGAACGCAGGCGCCAAGGTGGTCGACAAGGAAGTCGTGGTCGACGGAAACCTCATCACCAGTCGCAAGCCAGACGATATTCCGGCCTTCAGCAAGGCGCTGATCGAAATGCTCGGCGTGAAGGTGGACAAGCGCGAACTTGAGACGGCCTGA
- a CDS encoding DUF305 domain-containing protein has translation MDNSHSGQSGHGKWTTFFAMIATSVVTMFVLTYFNSWQVDHVFFSQTRMWMALMMGCAMIVVMLGFMWGMYKSRTTKLLVLGGAFVFGAGFLALVRSQETVDDTAWMKAMIPHHSIAVLTSARAEISDPRVRKLADDIIKAQVKEIEEMKLLIADIEANGELGEGTPIPARSTALTPELRAEAREAAAR, from the coding sequence ATGGATAATTCCCATTCCGGACAATCGGGTCACGGCAAGTGGACGACCTTCTTCGCCATGATCGCCACGTCGGTCGTGACCATGTTCGTGCTGACCTATTTCAACAGCTGGCAGGTCGACCACGTGTTTTTCAGCCAGACGCGCATGTGGATGGCGCTGATGATGGGCTGCGCGATGATCGTGGTCATGCTCGGATTCATGTGGGGCATGTACAAATCGCGCACCACCAAGCTGCTGGTTCTTGGCGGGGCATTTGTCTTCGGCGCAGGCTTCCTCGCCCTCGTGCGCAGCCAGGAGACGGTGGACGACACCGCCTGGATGAAGGCGATGATCCCGCACCATTCGATTGCCGTGCTGACCAGTGCCCGTGCCGAGATCTCGGACCCGCGCGTGCGCAAGCTCGCCGACGACATCATCAAGGCTCAGGTCAAGGAAATCGAGGAGATGAAGCTGCTCATCGCCGATATCGAGGCGAATGGGGAATTGGGCGAGGGTACGCCGATCCCGGCGCGCAGCACAGCCCTGACTCCCGAACTGCGCGCCGAAGCACGCGAGGCAGCCGCCCGGTAA
- a CDS encoding cold-shock protein, with product MSKTGTVKFFNTDKGYGFIQPDDGSGDSFVHISAVQAAGMHTLDKEQRLNYEIETGRNGKASAVNLSAAD from the coding sequence ATGTCGAAGACCGGCACCGTAAAATTCTTCAACACCGACAAGGGCTACGGCTTCATCCAGCCCGACGATGGTTCGGGCGACAGCTTCGTTCACATCAGTGCCGTGCAGGCCGCAGGCATGCACACGCTCGATAAGGAACAGCGCCTGAACTACGAGATCGAGACCGGCCGCAACGGCAAGGCAAGCGCCGTCAATCTGTCGGCTGCCGACTGA
- a CDS encoding site-specific DNA-methyltransferase: MGVIETTKNRAQAVVKAAATPKELLPLGQIIPGDCVEAMRSIPTASVDLVFADPPYNLQLGGDLARPDGSHVDAVTDDWDKFDTFAAYDEFTRDWLTEAKRILKPDGALWVIGSYHNIFRVGAILQDLGFWILNDIVWRKSNPMPNFKGTRFTNAHETLIWASQGEKAKYHFNYRAMKTLNDELQMRSDWVLPICSGGERLKEGGTKVHPTQKPESLLYRVLLSTTEKGDVVLDPFFGTGTTGAVAKRLGREWIGCERESVYRDAALKRIEKELPLDESALTTMQAGRAAPKVAFGALVEGGFLKPGTEVFDKKRRWVATVRADGSLAHGKQAGSIHSLGKDLQGAPSCNGWTFWHYENGGEIKPIDAARQLYLLAVED, from the coding sequence ATGGGGGTCATAGAGACCACGAAGAACCGCGCCCAAGCGGTTGTAAAAGCTGCTGCGACGCCGAAGGAGCTGCTCCCGCTGGGACAGATTATCCCGGGCGATTGCGTGGAAGCGATGCGGTCCATCCCGACCGCGTCGGTCGATCTCGTGTTCGCCGATCCGCCCTACAACCTCCAGCTCGGCGGAGACCTTGCGCGCCCCGATGGCAGCCATGTCGATGCCGTCACCGACGACTGGGATAAGTTCGATACCTTCGCCGCCTATGACGAGTTCACCCGCGACTGGCTGACCGAGGCGAAGCGCATCCTCAAGCCCGACGGCGCGCTGTGGGTCATCGGCAGCTACCACAACATCTTCCGCGTCGGTGCCATCCTGCAGGACCTGGGCTTCTGGATTCTCAACGACATCGTCTGGCGCAAGTCGAACCCCATGCCCAATTTCAAGGGCACTCGCTTCACCAATGCGCACGAGACGCTGATCTGGGCGAGCCAGGGCGAGAAGGCCAAGTACCACTTCAACTATCGCGCGATGAAGACGCTCAACGACGAGCTCCAGATGCGCAGCGACTGGGTCCTGCCGATCTGTTCGGGCGGCGAGCGGCTGAAGGAGGGCGGCACCAAGGTCCACCCGACGCAGAAGCCCGAAAGCCTGCTCTATCGCGTGCTCCTCTCGACCACCGAGAAGGGCGACGTCGTGCTCGACCCGTTCTTCGGCACCGGCACTACCGGCGCTGTGGCCAAGCGGCTCGGCCGCGAATGGATCGGCTGCGAGCGCGAAAGCGTCTATCGCGATGCGGCGCTGAAGCGGATCGAGAAGGAACTCCCGCTCGATGAAAGCGCGCTCACCACCATGCAGGCCGGCCGCGCCGCACCCAAGGTGGCCTTCGGCGCACTGGTCGAGGGCGGCTTCCTCAAGCCCGGTACCGAAGTGTTCGACAAGAAACGTCGCTGGGTCGCCACTGTGCGTGCGGACGGCTCGCTCGCTCATGGCAAGCAGGCAGGCAGCATCCACTCGCTCGGCAAGGACCTCCAAGGCGCACCCAGCTGCAACGGCTGGACCTTCTGGCACTACGAGAATGGCGGCGAGATCAAGCCTATCGACGCCGCGCGGCAGCTTTACCTGCTGGCGGTCGAGGACTAA
- a CDS encoding PQQ-dependent sugar dehydrogenase: MSRVSMIAATLAPLLMAASCSIGSSTDGPTSTPSPSPTGSEVGFTFAKTAHGSFSQPWAEAFLPGTKLLFITEKAGTMKFVDTANGRLGTVTGLPNVDYGGQGGLGDVAFLPGEEAKGTTARTIYLSWVEAGPSDTRGAVVGRGTLDCQQADECAISKLAVIWRQTPKVSGRGHYSHRIAFSPDGKYLFVTSGDRQKFDPAQDTTNTLGSVVRLNLDGTAAAGNPLEAQGSPSNQIWSWGHRNLLGVDFDAQGRLWEVEHGPAGGDELNLVKKGQNYGWPVRSNGDNYDGSDIPDHTADDGFAKPAVSWTPVIAPGNMTFYSGDLFPGLKGDLLIAGLSSEAIVRVRIDGESAREVTRYPMDNRVRSVIEGPDGALWVLEDGSDGRLLELRPQ; the protein is encoded by the coding sequence ATGAGCCGCGTTTCCATGATTGCCGCCACCCTAGCCCCGCTACTGATGGCGGCAAGCTGCAGCATCGGGTCATCCACCGACGGGCCCACATCGACACCCTCGCCATCCCCTACCGGATCAGAGGTAGGGTTCACCTTCGCAAAGACTGCGCATGGCAGCTTTTCCCAGCCTTGGGCCGAGGCGTTCCTGCCAGGCACGAAACTCCTCTTCATCACCGAGAAGGCCGGAACGATGAAGTTCGTCGATACGGCCAATGGCAGGCTGGGCACGGTCACGGGACTGCCGAACGTCGATTACGGAGGCCAGGGCGGCCTTGGCGACGTCGCATTCCTGCCGGGCGAGGAGGCCAAGGGGACCACCGCGCGGACAATCTACCTCAGCTGGGTCGAGGCGGGTCCGAGCGACACCCGCGGCGCCGTAGTCGGTCGGGGCACGCTGGACTGCCAGCAGGCCGACGAATGCGCAATTTCCAAACTGGCGGTCATCTGGCGCCAGACACCCAAGGTGAGCGGTCGCGGGCACTACTCCCACCGCATCGCCTTCAGTCCCGATGGGAAATACCTCTTCGTGACCAGCGGCGACCGCCAGAAGTTCGATCCAGCGCAAGACACGACGAACACGTTGGGCAGCGTCGTTCGCCTCAACCTCGACGGTACGGCGGCCGCCGGCAATCCGCTGGAGGCCCAGGGCAGTCCTTCGAACCAGATCTGGTCGTGGGGCCACCGCAACCTGCTTGGCGTGGACTTCGACGCGCAGGGACGCCTGTGGGAAGTCGAGCACGGCCCGGCGGGTGGCGATGAACTCAACCTCGTCAAGAAGGGCCAGAACTATGGCTGGCCGGTCCGCTCGAACGGCGACAACTACGACGGATCAGACATCCCTGACCACACTGCCGACGACGGCTTCGCCAAGCCGGCGGTCAGCTGGACCCCGGTCATCGCCCCGGGCAACATGACCTTCTATTCGGGCGACCTCTTCCCCGGTCTCAAGGGCGACTTGCTGATTGCGGGCCTGTCTTCCGAAGCCATCGTCCGGGTTCGCATCGACGGCGAGTCCGCAAGAGAGGTGACGCGCTATCCCATGGACAATCGCGTTCGTTCGGTGATCGAAGGACCCGATGGCGCGCTGTGGGTGCTGGAGGACGGCAGCGATGGACGCCTGCTCGAACTACGTCCGCAATAG
- a CDS encoding DUF4349 domain-containing protein, translating to MINKLPLILLATCSLAACGQQSDETTTERMTTMDIAEAPPANYELAAPVPDAAPAPPPAPPPMTDASVEQTTSVPSADIPVGVPQVAYRYAYGFRLPSNAIRSLQERHADMCEGKGPDVCRIISMNQAENEGDYAYGSLTLAVRSRDARDFGKDLANASGKVDGELVSSSIEGEDLSKNIVDTEARLRARTALRDRLMEVLQNRKGTVSELVAAERGVAQVNEEIDQARSWLTEMRGRVAYSTMTVSYESGKPSAGGFVDPIRSAFNSLGALFGNLIGVLIVLLAVLVPLGAIVWIGVRTWRRLGLSAGIGSSGWLPEKSAAEAAD from the coding sequence ATGATCAACAAGCTGCCGCTCATCCTGCTGGCGACTTGCTCGCTTGCTGCATGTGGCCAACAGTCCGACGAGACGACCACCGAGCGCATGACGACGATGGATATCGCCGAAGCGCCACCAGCTAACTATGAATTGGCCGCGCCAGTACCCGACGCCGCTCCGGCACCGCCTCCTGCCCCACCTCCCATGACCGATGCTTCCGTCGAGCAGACCACATCGGTGCCCAGTGCCGACATTCCAGTCGGCGTCCCGCAAGTCGCCTACCGCTACGCCTACGGGTTCCGGCTTCCCTCCAACGCCATTCGTTCCCTGCAGGAACGCCATGCCGACATGTGCGAGGGGAAGGGTCCCGACGTGTGTCGGATTATCTCGATGAACCAGGCCGAGAATGAGGGTGACTACGCCTATGGCAGCCTGACCCTTGCGGTGCGCAGCCGCGATGCGCGGGACTTCGGCAAGGACCTCGCCAATGCCTCGGGCAAGGTCGATGGCGAACTGGTCTCGTCCTCGATCGAAGGCGAGGATCTGTCCAAGAACATCGTCGACACCGAAGCACGGCTGCGCGCCCGCACGGCCTTGCGCGACCGGCTGATGGAAGTGCTGCAGAACCGCAAGGGCACTGTCTCCGAACTCGTTGCCGCCGAGCGCGGCGTGGCGCAGGTCAACGAGGAGATCGACCAGGCGCGCAGCTGGCTGACCGAGATGCGCGGCCGGGTCGCCTATTCGACGATGACAGTCAGCTACGAAAGCGGAAAGCCGAGTGCCGGCGGGTTCGTCGATCCCATCCGCAGCGCCTTCAATTCGCTCGGCGCGCTCTTCGGCAACCTTATCGGCGTGCTGATCGTGCTGCTGGCGGTTCTTGTCCCGCTCGGCGCGATCGTGTGGATCGGAGTGCGCACGTGGCGCCGCCTGGGCTTATCGGCCGGGATCGGCAGCTCGGGCTGGTTGCCCGAGAAGTCCGCTGCGGAAGCGGCGGACTAG
- a CDS encoding ribonuclease HII: METRLIFSSSPSCGLGDAPLVVGVDEAGRGPLAGPVVAAAVVLCNPSPTGLDDSKKLSPKRRSELEPQILARCAWGLAVVEPEEIDRLNIFGATMLAMTLAVSRLVEALGCEPDAVLIDGNLTPHGRHADWRWADARPIVGGDGKEQCIGAASIIAKEYRDRLMLEAAKEHPHYGWERNKGYGSAEHMEALRIHGPTPLHRRSFAPVAQADLFALGT, translated from the coding sequence ATGGAAACGCGGCTCATCTTCTCATCCTCTCCCTCTTGCGGTCTAGGCGACGCGCCGCTGGTCGTCGGAGTGGACGAAGCGGGGCGCGGACCGCTGGCCGGGCCGGTGGTCGCAGCAGCAGTGGTGCTGTGCAACCCCTCACCGACCGGTCTTGATGATTCCAAAAAGCTTTCGCCCAAGCGGCGTTCCGAACTGGAGCCGCAAATCCTTGCGCGTTGCGCATGGGGGCTTGCCGTGGTGGAGCCGGAGGAGATCGACCGGCTCAACATCTTCGGCGCGACCATGTTGGCGATGACGCTTGCGGTGTCGCGACTGGTCGAGGCGCTTGGGTGTGAGCCCGACGCGGTGCTGATCGACGGCAATTTGACCCCGCATGGTCGCCATGCCGACTGGCGCTGGGCCGATGCCCGTCCGATCGTCGGCGGCGACGGCAAGGAGCAGTGCATTGGCGCCGCCTCGATCATCGCCAAGGAGTACCGCGACCGCCTGATGCTGGAGGCTGCGAAGGAGCACCCCCATTACGGGTGGGAGCGCAACAAGGGTTACGGCTCGGCCGAGCACATGGAGGCATTGCGCATCCACGGTCCGACACCGCTTCACCGGCGCAGCTTCGCTCCGGTGGCGCAAGCCGATCTGTTCGCCCTCGGAACCTGA
- a CDS encoding CCA tRNA nucleotidyltransferase, which yields MAERMPDCPWTKREDYLRLVEALGADDVRWVGGCVRDAVTGHDSHDIDAATRHLPAAVIDRCGEAGIRTIPTGIDHGTVTAIFEDGNVEITTLRHDVATDGRRATISFSEEWKDDAARRDFTINALYAHPLTLEISDYFGGLDDLAANRVRFIGNPVTRIQEDHLRILRYFRFATRFADGWDDEATAACSELAPTLKGLSRERVGWELQNLLALPDPVATVAKMRELGVLQVVLPECGKHEVGKLGELVASERAAGIEPDAMRRIAAMLPAVPPVAETVSARLRFSRSQRDRLTCIARRDTRDVENPQALAYDVGVECAVDRLLIAGENPSNLLDWEVPKLPLKGGEIVARGVGKGPEVARILQAVEKRWVEEGFPPRERVETLLDEALAER from the coding sequence ATGGCTGAGCGCATGCCCGACTGCCCGTGGACGAAGCGCGAGGATTACCTGCGCCTTGTCGAAGCTCTTGGGGCAGATGACGTGCGCTGGGTCGGTGGCTGCGTGCGTGATGCCGTTACCGGGCACGACAGCCACGATATCGATGCGGCGACGCGCCATTTGCCAGCGGCGGTCATCGACCGGTGTGGCGAAGCGGGTATCAGGACCATCCCGACCGGGATCGACCACGGTACGGTCACTGCGATCTTCGAGGACGGCAATGTCGAAATCACGACGCTACGCCACGACGTCGCGACCGATGGCAGGCGCGCAACCATCTCCTTCAGCGAGGAATGGAAGGACGACGCCGCGCGGCGCGACTTCACCATCAACGCACTCTACGCCCACCCGCTGACGCTGGAGATTTCGGACTATTTCGGCGGGCTCGACGACCTGGCGGCGAACCGCGTGCGCTTCATCGGCAACCCGGTCACGCGGATCCAGGAAGACCACCTGCGGATCCTCCGGTATTTCCGCTTCGCCACCCGTTTCGCCGATGGCTGGGATGATGAGGCGACGGCGGCGTGCAGCGAGCTGGCGCCGACGCTGAAGGGCCTCAGCCGCGAGCGCGTGGGCTGGGAGTTGCAGAACCTTCTCGCCCTGCCCGACCCGGTGGCGACCGTGGCCAAGATGCGTGAACTCGGCGTGCTCCAGGTGGTGCTCCCCGAATGCGGCAAGCACGAGGTGGGCAAGCTCGGCGAGCTGGTTGCCAGCGAGCGCGCTGCGGGGATCGAGCCGGACGCCATGCGCCGCATCGCGGCAATGCTTCCTGCCGTGCCGCCGGTCGCAGAAACGGTCTCGGCCCGCCTGCGCTTCTCGCGCAGCCAGCGCGACCGGCTGACCTGCATTGCAAGGCGCGACACCCGCGACGTGGAGAACCCGCAGGCACTCGCCTATGACGTCGGCGTCGAATGCGCAGTTGACCGGCTGCTCATCGCGGGCGAAAATCCCTCAAATTTGCTCGACTGGGAGGTCCCGAAATTGCCCCTCAAGGGCGGCGAGATCGTCGCCCGCGGGGTGGGCAAAGGGCCGGAGGTCGCGCGCATCTTGCAGGCGGTCGAGAAGCGCTGGGTCGAGGAAGGTTTCCCCCCGCGTGAGCGTGTCGAAACCCTGCTCGACGAGGCGCTCGCGGAGCGCTGA